A window of the Ogataea parapolymorpha DL-1 chromosome V, whole genome shotgun sequence genome harbors these coding sequences:
- a CDS encoding betaine lipid synthase has translation MIDIYNIEDMVLYVTYAFLGATLTSALLFAYSKRFRVVLQFCYLCFVKPFTPSSKTAKNTGAQQQALESFYQAQAKIYDMTRSRLLQGRETSLKLAASHLSRTSDLVWIDVGGGTGYNVEHMDCILPLNKHFKAIYVVDLSPSLLEVAQQRFEAKGWKNVYCVLADACNFSVAKLPADLITFSYSLSMIPTFHCAVDHVVSMLHKNGVVCCVDFGVQTIATSVAKVNTLGGMTNRHSPWIFRTFWRTWFEADRVFLDPARRDYLEYKFGTLKSLNLYNKKLGNIPYYIWLGCDKDRSPALLHRINALATESPYLAPQDESVEIARSKGHEAALELQAKKLPYPSIYYQNNAYRVYYDELKPGYAQFSDQYIYAFTWEDPREDVRILKLSSKDTVLAITSAGDNILAYASLPDPPRRIHGVDLNPCQGHLMELKLAAFKSLKRKEIWKMFGLGKIEGFCELLVTKLAPHMSSNAFQYWYANGEKTFDVNGRGLYDTGFSKWALRMARYVFKICGVTSDVDDLCAAQTIEEQKRIWDENIKPTLFNPIVSKLLIGNPLFLWKALGVPANQAAMMGPSVVKYVIDTLDPVVSRSLIASDNYFYYLALKGRYSEQNCPDYLTKSAYKTFSAKGSPLDNIRLHTDYLNDVFARLTKKSLTVAVIMDHMDWFDPDGKDAEEEIAALDEALAPGGRVLLRSASTQPWYIKNFENRGYICEAAAVRESGKSIDRINMYASTWLCVKPARRHMSTIRI, from the coding sequence ATGATAGATATTTACAATATTGAGGACATGGTCCTCTATGTTACTTATGCTTTTTTAGGTGCAACTCTTACGAGTGCACTGCTTTTTGCTTACAGCAAAAGGTTCAGAGTTGTGCTCCAGTTCTGTTACCTCTGTTTCGTCAAGCCGTTCACCCCTTCGTCAAAAACCGCCAAGAACACTGGTGCCCAACAGCAGGCTCTCGAGTCATTCTACCAGGCCCAGGCCAAGATCTACGACATGACCAGGTCGAGGCTTCTGCAGGGCAGAGAAACTTCCCTCAAGCTGGCGGCGAGCCATCTTTCAAGAACTTCTGATCTCGTGTGGATTGACGTAGGTGGTGGCACTGGCTACAATGTGGAGCACATGGATTGCATTCTGCCGTTGAACAAACATTTTAAAGCAATCTACGTGGTTGACCTATCACCATCTTTGCTCGAAGTTGCACAACAGCGTTTCGAGGCTAAAGGCTGGAAAAACGTTTACTGCGTGCTTGCCGACGCGTGCAACTTCTCTGTTGCCAAGCTGCCTGCTGATTTAATCACGTTTTCCTActcgttgtcgatgatTCCAACTTTCCACTGTGCTGTGGACCATGTTGTTTCCATGCTGCACAAAAACGGAGTTGTGTGCTGTGTGGATTTTGGGGTCCAAACAATTGCCACCTCGGTAGCCAAGGTTAACACCCTTGGAGGAATGACAAACAGACACAGCCCGTGGATTTTCCGCACATTCTGGCGCACGTGGTTTGAGGCCGATAGGGTATTTTTGGATCCGGCCAGAAGAGACTATCTGGAGTACAAATTTGGGACACTCAAGTCGCTCAACCTATacaacaaaaagctggGCAATATTCCATATTACATTTGGCTTGGCTGCGACAAGGACCGCTCGCCAGCTCTGCTTCACAGGATCAATGCACTAGCCACTGAGTCTCCGTATCTGGCTCCCCAGGATGAGTCCGTCGAAATTGCTAGAAGTAAGGGCCACGAGGCAGCTCTTGAATTGCAGGCCAAAAAACTACCTTATCCCTCCATCTACTACCAGAACAATGCCTACCGCGTCTACTACGATGAGCTAAAACCAGGGTATGCCCAATTCAGCGACCAGTACATTTATGCGTTTACATGGGAGGACCCAAGAGAGGATGTCAGGATCCTCAAGCTCTCGTCCAAAGACACCGTCCTGGCCATCACTTCCGCCGGCGATAATATCCTGGCGTACGCTTCTCTGCCAGACCCGCCTCGGCGGATTCACGGAGTTGATCTCAACCCCTGCCAGGGCCATCTGATGGAGCTGAAGCTTGCAGCTTTCAAGTCTCTAAAAAGGAAGGAAATTTGGAAGATGTTTGGACTGGGCAAGATCGAGGGGTTCTGCGAGCTACTAGTTACCAAACTGGCTCCCCATATGTCTTCCAATGCATTCCAGTACTGGTACGCGAACGGTGAAAAGACGTTTGACGTTAACGGCCGCGGCCTGTACGACACAGGGTTCTCGAAATGGGCCCTGCGAATGGCCCGCTATGTGTTCAAGATCTGCGGTGTAACCTCCGACGTAGACGATCTGTGTGCGGCCCAAACTATTGAGGAACAAAAACGCATTTGGGACGAAAATATCAAGCCTACGCTGTTCAACCCAATTGTCTCGAAGCTGCTGATAGGAAATCCactttttctctggaaaGCGCTTGGCGTGCCGGCCAATCAGGCCGCCATGATGGGCCCATCTGTGGTGAAATACGTGATCGATACGCTGGACCCTGTGGTTTCCCGCTCGCTCATCGCCAGCGACAACTATTTCTACTACCTGGCTCTCAAGGGAAGATACTCGGAACAGAACTGTCCAGACTACCTTACAAAGTCTGCCTACAAAACGTTTTCTGCCAAAGGCTCACCATTGGACAATATCCGTCTTCACACAGACTACTTGAACGACGTCTTTGCTAGGTTGACAAAAAAGTCTCTGACAGTAGCTGTAATCATGGATCACATGGACTGGTTCGACCCGGACGGAAAAGATGCGGAGGAGGAAATTGCCGCGCTGGATGAGGCTCTGGCGCCCGGCGGCCGTGTCCTGCTCCGCTCTGCTTCCACGCAGCCATGGTACATAAAGAACTTCGAGAACAGGGGCTACATCTGCGAAGCTGCTGCCGTACGCGAGTCGGGAAAAAGCATCGACAGAATCAACATGTACGCGTCCACGTGGCTGTGCGTTAAGCCAGCCAGGCGACACATGAGCACGATCAGGAtctga
- a CDS encoding Mitochondrial ribosomal protein of the large subunit, which translates to MSRHFHTTALVAARKRIPPTVKLRPPILPTINNITVKEDHPLWQFFHDKKFVRDQSEVAFTGRAWSVQELRRKSWEDLHGLWHVCLKERNKLEREIYIFRQQGDNPVGGDYQKLNEEIHKSMWRIKQVLTERDHALKNAQKEFKVNGDQYLQEFREKYLTAENVETDEWYDKLERLQQAIFGIPELLDADFKVDLRFVEGVKYIGQLKFDRFAEQIGRTDLAPLRDVAELYTLFEESASAEGVAEACAKIDEYRENDIVIPASKEVQVVQGFVQEKLESLEAE; encoded by the coding sequence ATGTCCCGCCATTTCCATACGACTGCGCTAGTAGCAGCGAGAAAGCGGATTCCGCCTACCGTTAAGCTGAGACCACCTATTCTGCCGACCATAAACAACATCACTGTGAAGGAGGACCATCCGCTGTGGCAGTTCTTCCACGACAAGAAGTTCGTCAGAGACCAGTCAGAGGTCGCCTTTACTGGCAGAGCATGGTCTGTGCAGGAGCTTAGACGAAAGTCATGGGAAGATTTGCACGGTCTGTGGCATGTCTGCTTGAAAGAGCGCAATAAATTGGAGAGAGAAATCTACATCTTTCGCCAGCAGGGAGACAACCCAGTCGGCGGCGATTaccagaagctgaacgaggaaaTTCACAAGTCCATGTGGAGAATCAAGCAGGTGCTGACGGAACGCGACCATGCGCTGAAAAACGCTCAGAAAGAGTTCAAAGTCAATGGAGACCAGTATTTGCAAGAGTTCAGAGAAAAGTACCTTACGGCGGAAAATGTTGAGACAGACGAGTGGTATGACAAGCTAGAGAGACTGCAGCAGGCTATTTTTGGCATTCCAGAGCTTCTGGACGCAGATTTCAAGGTCGATCTCAGATTTGTCGAAGGTGTTAAATACATCGGCCAGCTCAAGTTCGACAGGTTTGCCGAGCAAATCGGCCGCACAGACCTGGCGCCCCTCAGAGACGTGGCAGAGCTGTACACTCTGTTTGAAGAGAGCGCGAGCGCAGAAGGTGTGGCTGAGGCATgtgccaagatcgacgagtaTAGAGAGAACGATATTGTGATTCCTGCCTCCAAAGAGGTCCAGGTTGTCCAGGGCTTTGTGcaggaaaagctggagTCGCTTGAGGCTGAATAG